CGGCCCGCACGACGACCGCCCCGCCGGACTGGCGGGTCACCCTCTCCGACCTCGTGATCGACGAGAACGAGGTCGAGGCCGTCGCCGCCGTGCTCCGCTCCCGCTGGCTGTCGGCCGGGCCCGTCACGCGGGCCTTCGAGCGGGAGTTCGCCGCCGTCCACGGCGTCGAGGACGCCGTCGCGGTGAGCAGCGGCACCGCCGCCCTGCACCTCGCCATGCTCGCCCTCGGGATCGGCCCGGGCGACGAGGTGATCGTCCCGTCGCTGAGCTTCGTCAGCGCCGCCGCCGTCGTCGCCCTCTGCGGCGGCACGCCGGTGTTCGCCGACGTGGCCGACACCTGCGACCTCACCGTCGACCCCGCCGACGTCGCCCGCCGGGTCACCCCCCGCACGAAGGCGATCGTCGCCATGCACTTCGGCGGGTTCGCCGCCGACATGGACGGCATCCTCGCCGTCGCCCGCCGCCACGGCCTGGCCGTCGTCGAGGACGCGGCCCACGCCCCCGGCGTGCGCACCGGCGCCGGCGCCCTCGGGACGATCGGCGACATCGGCTGCTTCAGCTTCTTCGCCACGAAGAACGTGGCCACCGGCGAGGGCGGCATGGTCGTCGCCCGCGACCCGTCGGTGCTGGCCCGCATCCGCCAGCTGCGGTCCCACTGCATGACCACGTCGTCGTGGGACAAGCAGCAGGGCCGCCCGGCCGGCTACGACGTGGTCGGCCTCGGCCTCAACTACCGGCCCACCGAGATGTCCTCGGCCCTCGGCCGGGTGCAGCTCTCCCGCCTGCCCGACGACCGGCGCCGCCGCTGCGACCTCACCACGCGGTACCGCCGGCTGCTGGCCGAGCTGCCGGGCGTGGACCTGCCGTTCTTCCACCGCACCGGTGACAGCGCCTACCACCTGATGCCGCTGCTGCTGCCTGACGGCGTGGACCGCGAGTGCTTCCAGGAGCAGCTGAAGCGCCACCGGATCCAGAGCAGCGTCCACTACCCGCCCTCCCACCTGTTCTCGCACTACCAGGCGGCCTACGGGTACCAGCCCGGCGACCTCCCGGTGACCGAGGACGTGGCGGCCCGCGAGGTCACCCTCCCGCTGCACGCGCGGATGCGGGAGTCCGACGTCGACCTCGTCGCCGGCGTGGCGGCCATGGCGCTCGCCCGGTGCCTGGGGACCGCATGGGTGTGAGGTTCAGGTCGGCCGGCGGTCGCCTGACCCGGGACGGCCAGCCGTTCCTGGCCGTGGGGGTCGACTGGCACCCGAGCTACGCCGGGTGCGGGTTCTGGCGGGACTGGCGCCCGGAACGGGTCGCCAGCGATCTCCGGGGCATGGCGGCCGCCGGCTTCACCACCGTGCGCTTCTTCGTGTTCTGGGCCGACGTCGAGCCCGAGGAGGGCCGCTACGACGAGGTGGTCGTGGGCCGGGTCCGCGAGCTGGTGGAGGAGGCGGGCCGGCACGGGTTGGCCTGCGTCCCCTCCCTGCTCACGATCTGGATGAACGGCCAGCTGTTCGACCCGCCCTGGCGCAGGGGCCGGAGCCTCTGGACCGACCCCGACGTCGTGGCGCGCGAGGAGGCCTACGTGGCCCACGTGGCCGGCGCCCTCGCCGGCCTCGACAACGTGCTCGCCTACGACCTCGGCGACGAGGTCATGCACGTCGACACGGCCGAGTCGGCCAGGCTGCCCAGGGAGGCGGTGCGGGCGTGGCACACCCGCCTGGCCGACGCCATCCGCCGGGCCCACCCCGGCGCGCTCGTGCTCCAGGCCAACGAGGCGTCCGGCGTCGTCGGCGCGCACGGCTTCGGGCCCGACAACGCCGAGGGGCTCGACCTCGTCGGCATCCACGGGTTCCCGACCTGGTCACCGTTCGCCATCGAGTCGACCCTGTCGTACCGGGGGACGAGCTTCGTGCCGTTCCTCGTCCGGGTGGCGTCGGCGTTCGGCACCCCGCTCGTCGACGAGCTGGGCAGCTACGGCACCGGCGAGGAGGTGGCCGCCGCCTACCTGCGGGCCGTCGCACCGGCCGCGCTGGCCGCCGGCGCCAACGGCCTGCTCGTGTGGTGCTGGCAGGACATCGCCTCGACGGCCAAGCCGTACGTCGAGCGGCCGACCGAGCGCTTCGTCGGCCTGCTCGACCTCGAGGGCCGCCCGAAGCCGGCGTTCGCCGAGCTCGCCGCGGTGGCGCGCGACGCCGCCGACTGGGCCGGGCTCGAGGTGCCGCCGTCGCCGGTCGCCGTCTACCTCCCCGAGCTGTACCGGGTGCCCGAGCACACCTACCTCCAGGCGGACGCCAGCGGCGC
The window above is part of the Acidimicrobiales bacterium genome. Proteins encoded here:
- a CDS encoding DegT/DnrJ/EryC1/StrS family aminotransferase, producing the protein MALDTLERPRVATSARTTTAPPDWRVTLSDLVIDENEVEAVAAVLRSRWLSAGPVTRAFEREFAAVHGVEDAVAVSSGTAALHLAMLALGIGPGDEVIVPSLSFVSAAAVVALCGGTPVFADVADTCDLTVDPADVARRVTPRTKAIVAMHFGGFAADMDGILAVARRHGLAVVEDAAHAPGVRTGAGALGTIGDIGCFSFFATKNVATGEGGMVVARDPSVLARIRQLRSHCMTTSSWDKQQGRPAGYDVVGLGLNYRPTEMSSALGRVQLSRLPDDRRRRCDLTTRYRRLLAELPGVDLPFFHRTGDSAYHLMPLLLPDGVDRECFQEQLKRHRIQSSVHYPPSHLFSHYQAAYGYQPGDLPVTEDVAAREVTLPLHARMRESDVDLVAGVAAMALARCLGTAWV
- a CDS encoding beta-galactosidase trimerization domain-containing protein — its product is MRFRSAGGRLTRDGQPFLAVGVDWHPSYAGCGFWRDWRPERVASDLRGMAAAGFTTVRFFVFWADVEPEEGRYDEVVVGRVRELVEEAGRHGLACVPSLLTIWMNGQLFDPPWRRGRSLWTDPDVVAREEAYVAHVAGALAGLDNVLAYDLGDEVMHVDTAESARLPREAVRAWHTRLADAIRRAHPGALVLQANEASGVVGAHGFGPDNAEGLDLVGIHGFPTWSPFAIESTLSYRGTSFVPFLVRVASAFGTPLVDELGSYGTGEEVAAAYLRAVAPAALAAGANGLLVWCWQDIASTAKPYVERPTERFVGLLDLEGRPKPAFAELAAVARDAADWAGLEVPPSPVAVYLPELYRVPEHTYLQADASGAPGLFGAYLLAKRAHLPVEFAREPAPHHRLLVCPSLRRITLPDQERLTAFVRDGGTLLYSPGDHLHGYGGEELFGVRTVDFTVDADAHGSFTWQGTRHDLDWSALGARPHVPVIAATSAEVLATFPDGSPALTRKAVGRGTALYLNAPFEALLDRPHALEAGPCERLYRDAAALAGVTPEADCDRPEVELTPVVVGGRRAVVAVNHGVAPVTTTVTATGPDGSPAVFRLSLDAKGVEVLTLDVPAPATSGSRS